From the Silurus meridionalis isolate SWU-2019-XX chromosome 5, ASM1480568v1, whole genome shotgun sequence genome, one window contains:
- the ric3b gene encoding protein RIC-3b: MSMSTFQKVTVVSCVCVCVALLLPKLLLSGGGRGGGGGGGRRDPAGAEGGRFPPMLQRRSVSVPPRGAGGNSAHPPEAIARAKGSTGTMTKSNLAGQIIPVYGFGILLYILYIIFKITSKGKASKCEESRFPAVRSENMKRKITDFELSQLQERLKETEEVMERIVSRAQRKASKCEESRFPAVRSENMKRKITDFELSQLQERLKETEEVMERIVSRAQSGNTLREECVSVDQEENLLLQLREITRVMQEGRLVDVIPSETETPECDQEFTDDPDEMLKHWSSHFCTIHHQPEEGGQQSDRKTEKETERTDRQMDEKKMERAESGSNEEEICTGTKQSEHQCWNTSVSGSQVSRRRGGRGTTRGTESFH; the protein is encoded by the exons ATGTCCATGTCCACATTTCAGAAGGTGACCGtggtgtcgtgtgtgtgtgtgtgtgtcgctctGCTGCTCCCCAAACTGCTGCTATccggaggaggaagaggaggaggaggaggaggaggaaggagagaTCCGGCCGGTGCTGAGG gaggtCGTTTTCCTCCTATGCTACAAAGGAGGTCAGTGTCAGTGCCCCCTCGAGGTGCAGGAGGGAACAGCGCTCACCCCCCCGAGGCGATCGCCAGGGCCAAAGGCTCCACAGGAACGATGACCAAATCAAACCTGGCAGGACAAATAATCCCCGTATACGGCTTCGGAATCCTGCTCTACATCCTCTACATCATCTTCAAG ATAACATCCAAAGGGAAGGCGAGTAAATGTGAGGAGAGCAGGTTTCCTGCAGTCAGATCAGAGAACATGAAGAGAAAAATCA CGGATTTTGAGCTGTCACAGCTGCAGGAGCGCCTGAAGGAGACGGAGGAGGTGATGGAGAGAATTGTATCAAGAGCTCAGA GGAAGGCGAGTAAATGTGAGGAGAGCAGGTTTCCTGCAGTCAGATCAGAGAACATGAAGAGAAAAATCA CGGATTTTGAGCTGTCACAGCTGCAGGAGCGTCTGAAGGAGACGGAGGAGGTGATGGAGAGAATTGTATCAAGAGCTCAGAGCGGAAATACACTGAg agaggagtgtgtgagtgtggatcAGGAGGAGAACTTGCTGCTCCAGCTCAGAGAGATCACTCGTGTGATGCAGGAGGGACGTTTAGTGGACGTGATTCCCTCTGAGACGGAGACACCGGAGTGTGATCAGGAGTTTACAG ATGATCCTGACGAGATGCTGAAGCACTGGAGTTCTCACTTCTGCACCATCCACCATCAACCAGAGGAGGGAGGACAGCAGTCAGATAGAAAGACTGAGAAGGAGACGGagagaacagacagacagatggatgagAAGAAGATGGAGCGAGCAGAAAGTGGAAGTAATGAAGAGGAGATTTGTACAGGAACAAAGCAGTCAGAGCACCAGTGCTGGAACACGTCAGTGTCAGGAAGCCAAGTGAGCAGACGCAGGGGTGGGAGAGGAACCACCCGAGGAACCGAATCCTTTCACTGA
- the rpl27a gene encoding 60S ribosomal protein L27a: protein MEEVYGSVVFLCILFIIKPICFIYYLFQPTRTSKTRKLRGHVSHGHGRVGKHRKHPGGRGNAGGLHHHRINFDKYHPGYFGKVGMRHYHLKKNTIYCPTINLDKLWTLVSEQTRLNHAQKPDGPAPIIDVVRAGYFKVLGKGKLPKQPVIIKAKFFSRRAEEKIKGVGGACVLTA, encoded by the exons atggaggaggtttatggaagtg ttgtttttctgtgtatattatttataataaaacctatttgctttatttattatttatttcagccTACTAGGACTTCTAAAACCAGGAAGCTCCGGGGTCACGTGAGCCACGGACACGGACGTGTGG GTAAGCACAGGAAACACCCTGGAGGTCGTGGTAATGCTGGTGGTCTGCATCACCACCGTATCAACTTTGACAAATA TCACCCAGGGTACTTTGGGAAGGTGGGTATGAGGCATTACCATCTGAAGAAGAACACCATCTACTGCCCCACCATTAACCTGGACAAGCTGTGGACCCTGGTCAGTGAGCAGACTCGGCTGAACCACGCCCAGAAACCTGACGGCCCCGCCCCCATCATCGATGTGGTTCGTGCT ggttACTTCAAGGTGCTTGGTAAAGGCAAACTCCCCAAACAGCCAGTCATCATTAAGGCCAAATTCTTCAGCCGGCGTGCGGAGGAAAAGATCAAAGGAGTGGGCGGAGCCTGTGTTCTCACTGCGTAA
- the psma1 gene encoding proteasome subunit alpha type-1 gives MFRNQYDNDVTVWSPQGRIHQIEYAMEAVKQGSATVGLKSRTHAVLVALKRAQSELAAHQKKILHVDNHIGISIAGLTADARLLCNFMRQECLDSRFVFDRPLPVSRLVSLIGSKTQIPTQRYGRRPYGVGLLIAGYDDIGPHIFQTCPSANYFDCKAMSIGARSQSARTYLERHMENFSTCNLNELVQHGLCALRETLPAEQDLTTKNVSIGIVGKDLEFTIYDDDDVAPFLEGLEERPQRKLVQPADDVAPSASDEPMEH, from the exons atg TTCAGAAACCAGTATGATAATGATGTGACGGTGTGGAGTCCTCAG GGGCGAATCCACCAGATTGAGTACGCCATGGAAGCAGTGAAGCAGGGCTCAGCTACTGTGGGGCTCAAATCACGCACACATGCCGTGCTGGTGGCACTGAAG agggCTCAGTCTGAGCTTGCTGCTCATCAGAAGAAGATCCTCCATGTGGATAATCATATCGGTATTTCCATCGCTGGACTAACTGCAGACGCTCGACTGCTCTG TAACTTCATGCGCCAGGAGTGTCTGGATTCCAGGTTTGTGTTTGATCGTCCACTGCCTgtgtctcgtctcgtctcacTTATCGGGAGCA AAACTCAGATTCCCACACAGCGTTACGGGAGGAGACCATACGGAGTCGGCCTTCTGATCGCAGGCTACGAT gataTTGGTCCTCATATATTTCAGACTTGTCCATCTGCAAACTACTTTGACTGTAAGGCCATGTCCATCGGAGCACGCTCACAATCTGCACGCACTTACCTGGAGAGACACATGGAGAACTTCTCCACct GTAATCTGAACGAGCTTGTGCAGCACGGCCTGTGTGCTCTTAGAGAGACTCTCCCTGCTGAACAGGACCTCACCACCaag aacgTGTCGATTGGGATTGTGGGTAAAGATCTGGAGTTTACTATCTATGACGATGATGATGTGGCTCCATTCCTCGAGGGATTAGAGGAGAGACCTCAGAGGAAG cttGTCCAGCCAGCTGATGACGTGGCTCCGTCTGCCTCTGATGAGCCAATGGAACACTGA
- the LOC124386426 gene encoding proline-rich receptor-like protein kinase PERK14, whose amino-acid sequence MWYLGRSRSETQKLGLALTASQPAHPAGTRRLRARSPRQDTPPHRPLTPPGHAASQPAHPAGTRRLTARSPRGDTPPHSPHSQLGHAASQPALTARTRRLTARTHSSDTPPHSPDTPPHPAGTRRLTARSYRPDTPPHSPLIPPAPGPQSPINKRRV is encoded by the coding sequence ATGTGGTATTTGGGACGCAGTCGATCTGAGACTCAGAAACTCGGATTAGCCCTAACCGCGTCCCAACCCGCTCACCCCGCCGGGACACGCCGCCTCAGAGCCCGCTCACCCCGCCAGGACACGCCGCCTCACAGACCGCTCACCCCGCCGGGACACGCCGCCTCACAGCCCGCTCACCCCGCCGGGACACGCCGCCTCACAGCCCGCTCACCCCGCGGGGACACGCCGCCTCACAGCCCGCACTCACAGCTCGGACACGCCGCCTCACAGCCCGCACTCACAGCTCGGACACGCCGCCTCACAGCCCGCACTCACAGCTCGGACACGCCGCCTCACAGCCCGGACACGCCGCCTCACCCCGCCGGGACACGCCGCCTCACAGCCCGCTCATACCGCCCGGACACGCCGCCTCACAGCCCGCTCATACCGCCAGCTCCCGGGCCTCAAAGTCCCATAAACAAACGTCgggtttaa